A single region of the Polycladomyces zharkentensis genome encodes:
- the bioF gene encoding 8-amino-7-oxononanoate synthase, translating into MSLWEATLRGRLARLEQEGRLRSLVPVARAVDPVLERDGRSLINFSSNNYLGLANHPELMEAARKGVQRGAGATASRLIVGHDEETERLEQEIAAFKGTEAALVFGSGYMANVGVLSALLQRGDAVFSDKWNHASIVDGIRLSGATLFRYRHQDMDHLEAQLRQAEKKGIRRKLIVTDTVFSMDGDVARLHDLVALKERYDAALMVDEAHGGGVFGSSGEGAAHHMGLADQVDLHMGTFSKAFGVVGAYVAGNRTWISYLVNTCRSFIYTTALPPVVIEMIRTSLRLVREAGDRRTALRQKAARFRNRLKMSGLNIGPSETQIVPLIVGDVHATVKLSQSLMESGVLAVPIRPPTVPEGTARLRFSLMATHTDEHLETAIAAIERAVRTGGVTIYD; encoded by the coding sequence GTGAGTCTCTGGGAGGCAACGTTGCGCGGACGATTGGCCCGTTTGGAGCAGGAAGGCCGTCTTCGTTCCCTGGTGCCGGTTGCACGCGCGGTGGACCCGGTGTTGGAACGGGACGGACGATCGCTGATCAATTTCTCCTCCAACAATTATCTGGGACTGGCGAATCATCCGGAACTGATGGAAGCGGCCCGGAAAGGGGTGCAACGGGGAGCGGGAGCGACCGCTTCCCGTTTGATTGTGGGCCATGACGAGGAGACGGAACGGTTGGAACAAGAGATCGCCGCTTTTAAAGGAACGGAAGCCGCACTCGTTTTCGGATCGGGATACATGGCCAATGTGGGGGTTTTGTCGGCTTTGTTGCAACGGGGCGATGCGGTGTTCAGCGACAAGTGGAACCATGCGAGCATTGTTGACGGTATTCGCCTGAGTGGGGCGACGCTGTTCCGGTATCGGCACCAGGACATGGATCATCTGGAAGCGCAATTGCGTCAGGCGGAGAAAAAAGGCATTCGACGCAAGTTGATCGTGACCGACACGGTGTTCAGCATGGATGGGGATGTGGCTCGTTTACACGACCTCGTCGCACTGAAGGAGCGTTACGATGCGGCATTGATGGTGGATGAGGCCCATGGCGGAGGGGTGTTCGGTTCCAGCGGAGAAGGGGCCGCTCACCATATGGGATTGGCCGATCAGGTGGATCTGCATATGGGCACGTTCAGCAAGGCGTTCGGGGTTGTGGGGGCATATGTGGCCGGCAACCGGACATGGATCTCTTATCTCGTCAATACGTGTCGGTCCTTCATCTATACCACGGCATTGCCACCCGTCGTGATCGAGATGATTCGCACTTCCCTCCGGTTGGTGCGGGAGGCGGGAGACAGGCGAACCGCGCTCCGTCAAAAAGCGGCCCGCTTTCGCAACCGGTTGAAAATGTCAGGCTTGAATATCGGCCCCTCCGAAACACAAATCGTCCCGTTGATCGTCGGCGACGTGCACGCTACCGTCAAATTGAGTCAATCTCTGATGGAAAGCGGGGTGCTGGCCGTTCCCATCCGTCCGCCCACCGTCCCGGAAGGAACTGCCCGGCTGCGGTTTTCCCTGATGGCGACCCATACGGATGAGCATCTGGAAACGGCGATTGCCGCAATTGAGCGGGCGGTTCGAACGGGGGGAGTGACCATTTATGACTGA
- a CDS encoding amino acid permease, translating into MELDLFRKKSVRSLIDNSRQSTGLKRELGVWDLTMLGIGAIIGTGIFVFTGTGALKAGPGLMVSFAIAGLACALSALAYAEFASTVPVSGSVYTYSYVTLGELAAWIIGWDLVLEYLLAVSAVSSGWSGYFQSLLSGFGLKLPDALTAAPGAVPDKTTLFNLPAFLIVMLITFLLSRGIKESKRVNNVMVLVKVGVVLLFILIGVFYVKPANWQPFAPFGTQGIFTAAAIVFSAYLGFDAVSAAAEEARDPARTLPRGLLYSLGICTLLYMVVSAIMTGIIPYQQIRGHEDHPVSLALQIAGQNWFAAFIDVGAIVGMTTVMLVILYAQTRVAFAMSRDGLLPGWFSRVHEKYRTPYSVTWVLGIIAGLIGALLPITQIAELVNIGTLFAFIMVSVSVIILRKTQPDLPRGFRCPAVPFIPIGSIVLCAFLMTQLLWITWVAFLIWLTIGLIVYFSYSRKHSALNASKAQ; encoded by the coding sequence TTGGAATTGGATCTGTTTCGAAAAAAAAGTGTTCGTTCACTGATTGATAACAGTCGACAAAGCACAGGACTAAAAAGGGAACTGGGTGTATGGGATCTCACCATGCTCGGCATCGGCGCCATCATCGGCACCGGTATTTTTGTGTTTACCGGCACCGGTGCGTTAAAAGCAGGTCCCGGATTGATGGTGTCATTTGCCATCGCCGGACTGGCCTGTGCCCTTTCCGCTCTGGCGTACGCGGAGTTCGCTTCCACGGTGCCCGTATCCGGCTCGGTGTACACATACAGCTATGTCACTTTGGGTGAGCTGGCCGCCTGGATCATCGGTTGGGATTTGGTGTTGGAATATTTGCTCGCTGTCAGCGCTGTTTCATCCGGCTGGTCCGGTTACTTCCAGTCTCTTCTCAGCGGATTCGGACTGAAATTGCCTGACGCCCTGACGGCAGCCCCCGGGGCCGTACCCGACAAGACAACGCTGTTCAACCTGCCCGCCTTTTTGATCGTCATGCTGATCACGTTTTTGTTATCCCGGGGCATCAAAGAGTCCAAACGGGTCAACAACGTGATGGTTTTGGTTAAAGTCGGCGTGGTCCTGCTGTTTATCCTGATCGGCGTGTTTTACGTGAAGCCGGCCAACTGGCAACCGTTCGCACCTTTTGGGACCCAGGGCATCTTTACCGCTGCGGCGATAGTCTTTTCGGCTTACCTGGGATTTGACGCGGTGAGTGCTGCGGCCGAGGAAGCGCGTGATCCGGCACGCACGTTGCCACGGGGATTATTGTATTCACTGGGAATTTGCACATTGTTGTACATGGTGGTTTCCGCCATTATGACAGGGATCATCCCGTACCAGCAAATCCGTGGACATGAGGACCATCCAGTCTCGCTGGCCCTGCAGATCGCCGGTCAAAACTGGTTCGCCGCGTTTATCGACGTCGGTGCCATCGTGGGCATGACGACGGTGATGCTGGTGATACTTTACGCCCAAACCCGCGTGGCGTTCGCCATGTCGCGAGACGGTCTGTTGCCCGGATGGTTTTCCCGCGTGCACGAGAAATATCGTACCCCTTACAGTGTCACCTGGGTGTTGGGCATCATCGCCGGACTGATCGGTGCGTTGTTACCGATCACCCAAATCGCAGAATTGGTCAACATCGGAACCTTGTTCGCATTCATCATGGTTTCCGTCAGTGTGATCATTCTGCGCAAAACCCAGCCCGATCTTCCGCGGGGATTCCGCTGTCCCGCCGTTCCGTTCATTCCGATCGGGTCCATCGTGCTGTGCGCTTTCCTGATGACCCAATTGCTGTGGATCACATGGGTGGCGTTTCTGATCTGGTTGACGATCGGGCTGATCGTCTACTTCTCCTATTCCCGCAAGCATTCCGCACTGAATGCATCCAAAGCACAATAA
- a CDS encoding alpha/beta fold hydrolase, giving the protein MTEALSVLWLTGWSAPPSVWQPVIDRFSRDHPRARHQLVDVHTLLKEDSGMSPHDWLTDGSWWLVGWSMGGMLALEWARTVPGRVRGVLAIGVTDQFVRSPRSPDGWDERVLRRMIRLLSIDPEQVLADFDRRMFSSAEKKAGWLDQWCQSCRNQQKPDVSGLLVGLDFLRRFSFLDSPLSVPVFLLHGEDDAICPVSGAGRLARTLPKAELTVWKDAGHLPFWTQPERFHFWLKERINCDTGQKPGGPSI; this is encoded by the coding sequence ATGACTGAAGCATTATCTGTTTTGTGGTTGACGGGTTGGAGCGCCCCGCCCTCCGTTTGGCAGCCGGTCATCGATCGTTTTTCCCGTGACCATCCCCGTGCCCGTCACCAACTGGTGGATGTTCACACCTTACTGAAAGAGGATAGCGGAATGTCCCCGCACGACTGGCTGACGGATGGTTCCTGGTGGCTGGTGGGCTGGTCCATGGGCGGGATGTTGGCGTTGGAATGGGCACGTACGGTTCCCGGCCGTGTACGGGGGGTTTTGGCGATCGGCGTGACGGATCAGTTCGTCCGGTCACCCCGCTCGCCCGACGGTTGGGACGAACGCGTGCTGCGGCGAATGATACGGTTGTTGTCGATTGATCCGGAACAGGTGCTTGCCGATTTCGACCGTCGGATGTTCTCCTCCGCCGAGAAGAAAGCAGGATGGCTGGATCAGTGGTGTCAGTCCTGCCGGAATCAGCAGAAACCGGATGTTTCCGGGCTGTTGGTCGGTTTGGACTTTCTTCGGCGTTTTTCGTTCCTGGATTCACCGTTGTCCGTTCCCGTTTTTCTGCTGCACGGCGAAGACGACGCGATTTGTCCCGTCTCAGGTGCCGGGCGTTTGGCCCGAACGCTGCCGAAGGCGGAATTGACGGTGTGGAAAGATGCAGGACATTTGCCGTTTTGGACCCAACCCGAACGTTTTCATTTCTGGCTGAAGGAGCGGATCAACTGTGATACTGGACAAAAACCGGGTGGCCCGTCAATTTAA
- the bioD gene encoding dethiobiotin synthase, whose product MTRGIFVTATDTEVGKTVVTAGLALALREQGLRVGVMKPVQSGHLADDPEGDGGRLKRWTGVEAELEEIVPYSFSLPVAPWIAARSAGVAIDRAGLVERIRTMAERYDLLLVEGAGGLLVPVGPDWTMADLAVELGWPLVIVARPNLGTVNHTVLTLEAARNRGLRPLGVILNGYREGERVPSLEANPEMIEHFGEAPVLGRIPWMAEPVTTETLRDTFTRAVDGRALVERLRLTDRVEDHV is encoded by the coding sequence ATGACGCGCGGAATCTTTGTGACGGCAACGGATACGGAAGTGGGGAAAACCGTCGTCACGGCGGGTTTGGCACTGGCACTCCGGGAACAGGGCTTACGCGTCGGTGTGATGAAACCGGTGCAAAGCGGGCATTTGGCCGACGACCCCGAAGGAGACGGAGGACGCTTAAAGCGGTGGACCGGGGTGGAGGCGGAGCTGGAGGAAATTGTGCCATATTCGTTTTCTCTGCCGGTGGCTCCTTGGATCGCGGCCCGGAGTGCCGGTGTCGCGATTGATCGAGCCGGGTTGGTTGAACGCATCCGTACGATGGCGGAACGATACGATCTGTTGTTGGTGGAAGGAGCGGGCGGGTTGTTGGTTCCGGTCGGTCCCGATTGGACGATGGCCGATCTGGCGGTGGAGCTGGGATGGCCGCTCGTGATCGTCGCCCGTCCCAACCTGGGAACCGTGAACCATACGGTGCTCACCTTGGAGGCAGCGCGAAATCGGGGTCTCCGTCCGCTGGGGGTGATTCTCAACGGGTACCGCGAAGGGGAACGGGTCCCCAGCTTGGAGGCCAACCCGGAAATGATCGAGCACTTCGGCGAAGCCCCCGTGTTGGGACGGATTCCGTGGATGGCGGAACCGGTGACGACGGAAACACTGCGGGATACATTTACCCGTGCAGTGGACGGTCGTGCGTTGGTGGAAAGGCTCCGGTTAACTGACCGGGTTGAGGATCACGTTTGA
- a CDS encoding PBP1A family penicillin-binding protein has protein sequence MNARFPKFYLKYLLNFKASKKWWLLVFLTSFLLVIISTIAVLMVTTVYDLDDLKKMEFASGLYDRSGKRFATLGDAPLEYVKLKDIKSPMLAKAFVAVEDRRFYDHSGVDYKGLARALVKDILTMSHAEGGSTITMQVARNAILDNRDKTIWRKLNEIAIAWNLERKYKKDEILEAYINYIYLGNNVRGVKMAAKIYFDKDITKENLSIDEIALLAGLPQSPEGYNPYYNPDLAKKRRNIVLNKMQDAGLISEKERELYSKKPLSVNRAYLKKYIKKDKYAAYKRYVIEEAKRLYHISEQELTSGGYKVYTGLDTKAQDALEQAMKDPSLFKNHDQLEAGATIVNPHNGQIVAMAGGRNYLPGYINFATQPMQPGSSIKPLTVYAPAIEKKGYGPNTPVRDEPYSVGGYSPDNYDHQFHGYVPLKTVAAKSLNVATVWLLNEKVGLKTAYEYAQKLGLNPDKEDRSLAAMALGGMNHGVNTVQMAQAYSAFANNGRMYEAHAITKIVSRDNDEKDLDRPVEVKQVYSKRTAQLMTKILEYVVENGTAKAAQLPDGRDVAGKTGTTQHGKEAWFVGYTPEYVMAVTIFNNGKQADMVELSGGKYPAKFFSVVMSKALAGRKASHFKYDALGGGGGSSWTPPVTDDEPDEDQNQDQNTDDRHQEPPTEQPGNTDQPGKDQPGDTGQPGDTGQTGGDTGQPGDTGQPGDTGQTGGDTGQPGGDTGQPGDTGQPGGDTGQPGGDTGSTGNNTSPPTTP, from the coding sequence ATGAATGCGCGATTTCCGAAGTTTTATTTAAAATATCTTCTTAACTTCAAAGCAAGCAAAAAATGGTGGCTTCTGGTCTTCCTTACTTCTTTTTTATTGGTCATTATATCTACTATCGCGGTCTTGATGGTAACGACGGTATATGACCTGGACGACCTGAAAAAGATGGAGTTCGCCTCCGGCCTTTACGACCGCAGCGGTAAACGCTTTGCCACATTAGGCGACGCCCCTCTGGAATACGTGAAGCTGAAAGACATCAAATCGCCCATGCTGGCGAAAGCGTTCGTCGCCGTGGAGGATCGCCGCTTCTATGACCACAGCGGTGTTGACTATAAAGGTTTGGCCCGGGCATTGGTCAAGGATATCCTGACGATGAGCCATGCTGAGGGCGGCAGTACGATCACGATGCAGGTGGCGCGAAACGCCATTTTGGACAACCGGGACAAAACGATCTGGCGGAAGTTGAACGAAATCGCCATTGCGTGGAACCTGGAGCGCAAATATAAAAAGGACGAAATTCTGGAAGCGTATATCAACTACATCTACTTGGGCAACAACGTCCGCGGTGTCAAAATGGCTGCCAAGATCTATTTCGACAAAGATATCACCAAAGAAAATCTGAGTATTGACGAGATTGCCCTGCTGGCCGGTCTGCCGCAATCACCCGAGGGGTACAACCCGTATTACAACCCGGATCTGGCTAAAAAACGGCGCAACATCGTGTTGAACAAGATGCAGGATGCGGGACTGATTTCCGAAAAAGAACGGGAACTCTACTCCAAGAAACCATTGTCCGTCAATCGGGCCTACCTTAAAAAGTACATCAAGAAAGACAAATACGCCGCTTACAAACGGTACGTCATCGAAGAGGCGAAACGGCTGTATCACATCAGTGAACAGGAACTGACCAGCGGCGGCTACAAGGTATACACGGGCCTGGACACCAAAGCACAGGATGCGCTGGAGCAAGCGATGAAAGATCCGTCGCTTTTCAAAAACCACGATCAACTGGAAGCCGGGGCAACGATCGTCAACCCGCACAATGGACAGATCGTGGCGATGGCCGGCGGACGCAACTACCTGCCGGGGTACATCAACTTCGCCACCCAGCCTATGCAACCCGGGTCGTCGATCAAGCCCCTGACCGTGTATGCTCCGGCCATTGAGAAAAAAGGATACGGGCCGAATACACCCGTGCGGGATGAACCCTACTCTGTCGGTGGATATTCACCCGACAACTACGATCACCAGTTTCACGGTTATGTGCCGCTGAAAACAGTGGCCGCCAAATCGCTCAACGTGGCGACGGTCTGGCTTCTCAATGAAAAAGTGGGATTGAAAACGGCATATGAATACGCCCAAAAGTTGGGATTGAATCCGGACAAGGAGGACCGCTCATTGGCGGCGATGGCACTGGGCGGAATGAACCACGGTGTCAACACGGTGCAAATGGCGCAAGCGTATTCCGCTTTCGCCAATAACGGCCGGATGTACGAAGCGCACGCCATTACCAAAATCGTCAGCCGGGACAACGATGAAAAGGACCTCGACCGTCCGGTCGAAGTCAAACAGGTGTACAGCAAACGAACGGCACAATTGATGACAAAAATCCTGGAATACGTGGTGGAGAACGGAACGGCCAAAGCGGCCCAACTGCCTGATGGGCGTGATGTGGCCGGCAAAACGGGAACCACCCAACACGGAAAAGAGGCTTGGTTTGTCGGTTACACTCCGGAATACGTCATGGCGGTGACGATTTTCAACAACGGCAAACAGGCCGATATGGTGGAATTGTCGGGCGGCAAGTATCCGGCCAAATTCTTTTCCGTCGTGATGAGCAAGGCGCTGGCCGGTAGAAAAGCTTCCCACTTCAAATATGACGCCTTGGGCGGAGGCGGCGGATCATCTTGGACGCCTCCGGTGACGGACGACGAGCCGGATGAGGACCAAAATCAAGATCAGAATACGGATGACCGGCATCAAGAGCCGCCGACAGAACAACCAGGGAATACTGACCAACCCGGCAAGGATCAACCGGGTGACACCGGGCAACCGGGCGACACCGGGCAAACGGGTGGCGATACCGGGCAGCCGGGAGATACCGGGCAACCGGGCGACACCGGGCAAACGGGTGGCGATACCGGACAACCGGGCGGCGATACCGGGCAACCGGGCGACACCGGGCAGCCGGGCGGTGATACCGGGCAACCGGGCGGCGACACCGGTTCAACCGGTAACAACACCTCCCCGCCCACCACGCCATAA
- the bioB gene encoding biotin synthase BioB — protein MWEQQTVGTRWETLADKALAGQCLTREEALSVLRADDDELLPLLHAAFRVRRHYFGKKVKLNMIINAKSGLCPEDCGYCSQSIVSQAPIEKYTFLKKDVLVQGARQAWERKAGTYCIVASGRGPTERELEEVIAAVREIKQELPMKICACLGILTEDQARRLKEAGVDRYNHNLNTSADHYANITTTHTYEDRVQTVETAKQAGISPCSGCIVGMGETDEQIVDVAYALRELDADSIPVNFLNAIPGTPLEGMDELNPRRCLKVLCLFRFICPSKEIRISGGREVNLRSLQPFALYPGNAIFIGDYLTTPGQQAELDHQMIRDLGFEIEECAL, from the coding sequence ATGTGGGAACAACAAACCGTCGGGACCCGTTGGGAAACACTGGCGGATAAGGCGTTGGCCGGACAATGCCTGACGCGTGAGGAGGCGTTGTCGGTCCTGCGGGCGGACGATGACGAATTGTTGCCGCTGTTGCATGCTGCCTTTCGCGTTCGCCGTCATTATTTCGGAAAAAAAGTGAAACTGAACATGATCATCAACGCCAAAAGCGGTTTGTGCCCCGAGGATTGCGGGTACTGCTCACAGTCCATTGTGTCGCAGGCTCCGATCGAAAAATACACCTTTCTGAAAAAGGATGTACTCGTGCAGGGGGCCCGCCAAGCCTGGGAGCGAAAAGCGGGTACCTACTGTATCGTCGCCAGCGGCCGCGGCCCGACGGAGCGGGAACTGGAAGAAGTGATCGCGGCTGTTCGCGAAATCAAGCAGGAGTTGCCGATGAAAATTTGCGCCTGTTTGGGCATTCTGACGGAGGATCAGGCGCGGCGGCTGAAGGAGGCCGGTGTCGACCGTTACAACCACAACTTGAACACCAGTGCCGATCATTATGCCAATATCACCACCACGCATACGTACGAGGACAGGGTGCAAACGGTGGAGACAGCCAAACAGGCGGGCATTTCCCCTTGCTCCGGATGCATTGTGGGAATGGGAGAGACGGATGAGCAGATTGTGGATGTGGCATACGCGTTGCGCGAATTGGATGCCGATTCGATCCCGGTCAACTTTTTGAACGCCATCCCCGGCACGCCGCTGGAGGGAATGGATGAACTCAACCCGCGGCGCTGTCTGAAAGTGCTCTGTCTGTTCCGCTTCATCTGCCCCAGCAAGGAGATCCGCATTTCCGGCGGTCGGGAGGTCAACTTGCGTTCGTTGCAGCCGTTTGCCTTGTATCCGGGCAATGCCATCTTCATCGGGGATTATCTCACCACACCGGGACAACAGGCGGAGCTGGATCACCAAATGATCCGGGACTTGGGATTTGAGATCGAGGAGTGTGCACTGTGA
- the bioA gene encoding adenosylmethionine--8-amino-7-oxononanoate transaminase has protein sequence MNKFTLEGQALSQVTARYAELLEKNRRYLWNPFTQMKEYLGDEPVIVERGEGVKLIDVNGREYYDGNASVWLNVHGHNRRELNEAITEQLGKIAHSTLLGAANVPALELAERLVQLAPDGLNKVFYSDSGAEAVEIALKMAFLYWKHRGRPEKRLFLGMTNAYHGDTVGAVSVGGIDLFHASFDALLFETEKVPYPYTYRYPGSEEACVEACLEALRRKLEEKADVIAALIVEPIVQGAGGIITMPPGFLKAVSDLCKQYDVLWIADEVAVGFGRTGRMFACEHEGVAPDLMALGKKMTGGYLPVAATLATDEIYDAFYGDYAECKTFFHGHSYTGNPLGCAVALANLDLYEREDLITHVQEVAEHAARELARFLELPHVGDVRQRGLMIGIELVRDKRTKEPYPWEEAIGVKVCRRARDLGLITRPLDNVITFLPPLAVRKEETTEMLDILYRAIAEVTGR, from the coding sequence ATCAATAAGTTTACATTGGAGGGGCAAGCATTGTCACAGGTGACGGCCCGATATGCCGAATTGTTGGAGAAAAACCGGCGGTATCTGTGGAATCCCTTCACACAAATGAAGGAATATTTGGGCGATGAACCCGTGATCGTCGAGCGGGGCGAAGGTGTGAAACTGATTGATGTCAACGGCAGGGAGTATTACGACGGCAATGCTTCGGTCTGGCTCAACGTTCACGGTCACAACCGACGGGAATTGAATGAGGCGATCACGGAACAACTGGGAAAAATCGCCCATTCCACCTTGCTGGGGGCAGCCAACGTTCCTGCGTTGGAGCTGGCGGAGCGACTGGTGCAGTTGGCCCCGGACGGATTGAACAAGGTGTTTTATTCGGATAGCGGTGCCGAAGCGGTGGAAATTGCTCTCAAAATGGCTTTTTTGTACTGGAAACACCGCGGCCGTCCGGAGAAACGGCTGTTTTTGGGCATGACGAACGCTTACCACGGGGATACGGTCGGGGCGGTCAGTGTGGGCGGGATCGATTTGTTTCATGCATCTTTTGATGCCCTCCTGTTTGAAACGGAAAAAGTACCCTATCCCTACACGTACCGGTATCCCGGCAGTGAGGAAGCATGCGTCGAGGCCTGTTTGGAGGCATTGCGACGGAAGCTGGAGGAAAAGGCGGATGTCATCGCCGCACTGATTGTCGAACCGATCGTGCAAGGCGCGGGCGGCATCATCACCATGCCACCGGGATTCCTGAAAGCAGTTTCTGATTTGTGCAAACAGTACGACGTATTGTGGATCGCCGACGAGGTGGCTGTCGGGTTCGGTCGAACCGGCAGGATGTTCGCGTGCGAACACGAGGGTGTGGCCCCCGATCTGATGGCGCTGGGCAAAAAGATGACCGGCGGTTATTTGCCGGTGGCGGCGACACTGGCCACAGATGAAATCTATGACGCCTTTTACGGAGATTACGCCGAATGCAAAACCTTCTTTCACGGGCATTCCTACACGGGCAACCCGCTCGGGTGTGCGGTGGCGCTGGCCAACCTGGATCTGTACGAGCGGGAGGATTTGATCACGCACGTACAGGAGGTGGCCGAACATGCGGCCCGGGAGTTGGCCCGTTTCCTGGAGTTGCCCCATGTGGGCGACGTCCGGCAGCGCGGATTGATGATCGGTATTGAATTGGTGCGGGACAAAAGGACCAAGGAACCGTACCCCTGGGAAGAAGCGATCGGTGTCAAGGTGTGCCGCCGGGCGCGCGATTTGGGCTTGATCACCCGTCCGCTGGACAATGTGATCACCTTCCTGCCGCCGTTGGCCGTCCGTAAGGAGGAAACGACGGAGATGCTGGACATTTTGTACAGGGCCATTGCCGAGGTGACCGGTCGATGA
- a CDS encoding GNAT family N-acetyltransferase, whose protein sequence is MEEKSTIIVIPPLTEEDQSWLEDLWVSEWGGKTMISKGRTCHIRDLDALIAWNNHTRVGAATYHLENEECELLSINSTVKGLGVGSGLLTAFEQTARQAGARRAWLITSNDNLDALRFYQRHGYRIVAVHPNAIDEARKLKPSIPLIGSYEIPIHDELELEKWL, encoded by the coding sequence GTGGAAGAAAAAAGCACAATCATAGTGATTCCGCCGTTGACAGAGGAAGATCAAAGTTGGCTGGAAGACTTATGGGTGTCCGAATGGGGCGGAAAGACGATGATATCGAAGGGCAGGACCTGTCACATTCGAGACTTGGATGCTCTTATTGCATGGAACAATCATACTCGTGTTGGTGCGGCAACCTATCACTTGGAAAATGAGGAATGTGAGTTACTGAGCATCAACTCCACAGTTAAAGGTTTGGGTGTCGGCAGTGGGCTACTTACAGCCTTTGAGCAAACTGCACGTCAAGCCGGAGCGCGTCGTGCTTGGCTTATTACTTCAAATGACAACCTGGATGCTTTACGTTTCTATCAACGGCATGGATACCGTATCGTTGCCGTGCATCCGAACGCAATTGATGAGGCTCGAAAATTGAAACCCTCCATTCCCTTGATTGGATCTTATGAAATCCCCATCCATGATGAACTTGAACTCGAAAAATGGCTATGA
- the bioC gene encoding malonyl-ACP O-methyltransferase BioC, producing MILDKNRVARQFNRHVSTYDEYAIVQKRMAHHIMQTLSERDVRAERILEIGCGTGYLTQLLAERYPSAAITAVDLAENMVQAAKDRLGDSATIRFLIGDAETMEWDETFDLIVSNATVQWFGAPERSFCTLTDHLQPGGWIVFSTFGPDTFRELHRQFQEVERDLHLPSGMHGLRLRCAEEWEHILRHAGLKHVGSRDCRYRLEYPDCYAFLQSIKQTGASYSASPAVSLSAQRSLLREVVRRYNHVYRSREGVYATYQLVQAWGRKEG from the coding sequence GTGATACTGGACAAAAACCGGGTGGCCCGTCAATTTAATCGCCATGTATCCACATACGACGAATACGCGATTGTGCAGAAGCGCATGGCCCATCACATCATGCAAACGCTGTCGGAGCGCGATGTCAGGGCGGAGCGGATTTTGGAGATCGGGTGCGGGACGGGGTATCTGACGCAATTATTGGCGGAACGGTATCCTTCGGCGGCGATCACGGCGGTGGATTTGGCCGAAAACATGGTGCAAGCCGCCAAAGATCGATTGGGCGATTCGGCGACCATTCGTTTTTTGATCGGAGATGCGGAAACGATGGAATGGGATGAGACATTTGATCTGATCGTTTCCAATGCCACCGTGCAATGGTTTGGTGCTCCCGAGCGTTCGTTTTGCACATTGACCGACCATTTGCAACCCGGAGGCTGGATCGTGTTCTCCACATTCGGTCCCGACACCTTCCGGGAGCTGCACCGGCAATTTCAAGAGGTGGAGCGTGATCTTCATCTGCCTTCGGGCATGCACGGATTGCGCCTGCGCTGTGCGGAGGAGTGGGAACACATCCTTCGACATGCCGGATTGAAGCATGTGGGGTCGAGAGATTGCCGGTACCGGTTGGAATATCCGGACTGTTACGCTTTTTTGCAATCCATCAAGCAAACGGGGGCCAGTTACAGCGCTTCCCCCGCGGTTTCCCTTTCCGCCCAACGCTCCTTGCTGCGCGAAGTGGTTCGCCGTTACAACCACGTGTACCGTTCCCGGGAAGGTGTATATGCCACGTATCAGCTCGTTCAGGCATGGGGGAGAAAAGAGGGATAA